Part of the Candoia aspera isolate rCanAsp1 chromosome 1, rCanAsp1.hap2, whole genome shotgun sequence genome, CTCCGCAGTTTATCTTTCAGGGAGCTTGTTGCCATCAGAAGACATTCAGCTACATTCTCTGAAATGAAAGGGCATCCAACTAGAAAACTGCTAAGCAACTTTCTGGGTGCTTTCTCCAAAGCTACAGGATCACTCTCTCCAGGATATTTATACTATCCAGCTTGGTGCCCATGGCATTTTGATGGTTATCCATTTTGCAGTAtaattaatttacattaaaaCCCAGAATCTTGAAATTACAATGCCAGGTACATGTTTAATATCTGATGTCAAGAATTAGACTGAAATGCCACACTTCATGCAGCCAAGACAGATTTGCCTGATTCCCTTGTGCTTACTGCAGCTGCATTCATGGCTTCATTTTTTGCTGTCAGAATTACACGTACATTCAGTAGGAAAGACAGAGCAACAGAGCAAGGTGCCAGCTTGAGCTGTGAAACAGAACTTTGAGCAATGACTCATTGGTTGagttcatacatttctcagcatCACACTCAGGTTTGCCACTGAGTGTCAGCACAGTAGAGTTGCAGCCAGCCATGACTGATCCACACATCTACAAAACTGTTTTGAATCCATGTGTTACATTTGTAGTGTATGTTTAAAAATGCACAACCAGAGGAGATGTGCTGCCCTAGAAAAGAGCTCCACcaattttgtaatattttagaaatcTTGATTTTAGGAGATGCACATCACAGGACAGGCCACTTCATAGTGGATCTGGGCTGGTTCCCAGTTTTGGAGAGTTGCTTGGCCACATGCATTTGGTGTAGTCATCAATGTTTTCTCCCTTGGCCATGTATAGAACACATGTGAAAAGGGGGCAAGGTTCCAACTGTGTGGAGATGCAGCTGCCATTCTGATATTTTGACCCCCTCTGTGGATGCCTGTGAGCCTAGTGGTATCTTAGGAGCTTCCtccaggagtctggtagcaaaATAAGCGGTGAAGTCCCCAAACCCAGCAGGGCTGCCTCACCATATTTGGAAGAATGTGACATAACACACATCACCATGAAACAAGCTCCTTTGATAGGAACACAGTTTGATCAGGTGGGTCTCCtaaggaaacccccccccccacacacacacaccttggaaAGAGGTTGATCACCTTTTCTGGCCAACCCTCCCCTTCCCAGTGGTGCAGAAAGATCAGCAGTTGCCCAAGAGTGCTAAAATGTGCAACTCAGTCCTATTACACTGGCCCTTTCCCCCCAACTAATCCTTTCTTAAGGTGTCCTCTTACCTTGCAGCTCAGAGTGAGGATGAAGAGAAATAAAGCGCCTGGAAAGGATCCCTTCTTAGGTAAGGATCCAGCTCCCACAAAGGCATTTCTCAGACAGGCGTAATTGTCTCCAAAGCAGGCACCGTTGGCGACCTGCTCCCTTTGTCCCCACTGAGACCTTCTGCGCCAGAACCAGACCAAACTCTCGCTGATTTGTAGGTTTGGAAGAAGTGATCTGATTCTGCGTCCCGATTCTCCCCGCTTCTGGTCTCCAGCACGCCGCGCACTCTTGTCTCCTCCTTTCTCACCCAGACCGGCTAGCCCGGGGCAAGGAAAGGCCCTTCCCTTCTTAAGACCCCGGCGCAGGCCCAGCCTCAAAGAATCGAGGCAAATAGATTCAGACCCGGgcggaggggtgggggggagctaaCGGGATGGGGGTCCTCCGATCTCGCCATTACCTGCCTAGATTCCGGGGCGCCCCCTCAGCAAAGTAGCATCTCCGGGAAGAGGGGGACGAGATCGCGCCCACCCACCGCGGCAGGCTCGCTGGCGAACAGCTGCCCCCTTCGCACCGGAACCTTTGGCAGCCCGGCGGCGGGGGAGGCGGCGATCCCTTGCAGCTTGTGGCGCCGCCGCTCGGCTGCTCCCCTCCAACCTGGCCGTGACGCAAGCAGAGCTTACTTAAACGCGGAGGGGAGGCAGGCAGTGAGACACGGAAGGCGACCGCCGCCTAAGCTGGCTCCCCGGAGCCGCCGCCCTGCCTTCCAAGCAGCCCGCCCCCCGGGGTCGGGGCCTCGATCCGCAGGACAGGAGGCCCGGCCCGGGCTGGTGCTTCTCGGCCGCTCTGGTGCTGCCGGATGAACCGCGATGGGGGAATGGACCATCCTAGAGAGACTCCTCGAAGCCGCTGTCCAGCAGCACTCCACTATGATAGGGAGGTAAGCCCGATCCAGCGGCTCGCCGGCCCGCCCGCCAATCTGggctccccttccccttcccttcccgtcTCCAGAGTCCCGTTCGCCCGCTTGACCCGCTGATTTTCAGCACAGCTGCGGCGGAGGCTGTCAAATAACCTCGGAAGAGCCTGCGCTCTTATGGGCTAACCTTTCCCCAATTCCAAAAGCAGGAATCTGGAAGCCAGTCTCCAAGGGATCGTTCTTACAAGGAAGGGAGCTGCAGGGCTGCAACTTGAACGGGACACCTGGACTGACAccctccccccactcccagcccattcctttctttGTCCTCAAATATTTCTTCAATAAACTTGCTGCTGCCCAGGATTGGTGTCTCCCACTTCTCACATGCCTTTATTTCTGTGCTTTATTGCAGAGTTTGGGGAGTCTTTTAAGTTCTATGCAATCTACTCCTCAGTTCCTACTCCCATTGACACACTCATAAACAAACATTCCTGAATTAATATTTaatgaaacaatatataaatatggaTGGGATATGCTTTTAggtagctttatttatttttaagtcccAAGAGTAATCTCTAATCTAGCCGATTGCAgtgtgcaaaacaaaacaaacaaggttaaaataaggGCAAGCGGCCTCCTTGCCTCTGATTTGCCTCTCTTCTCAATTACAATTTGCAGTGGTTGATCAATATACTACATACCATAGGAAAATGGGAGATGCAATGctggtttttatttcttctttttaaattatcaaCTTCTGTTGTAATGCAGCAAAGACTCAGAAAGGGGAATGTGGGAGAAAGTGCTTCTCAAGTAACTGTTGTTATAGATCTTATCCTTTACTAGCAGAACTAAGATTCGTGTACTCCTATGCACTAAGGAAGTATTTCTTTCCTACTTGCTGTAAATGTCCCTAGGGAGAAGTGCATTGTTtcataaaatcaaaccattcaacaAAAGCTTAGAAGTTCTCTGTGGCTGAGGGCCATACACATTCAGTACTGGACAGCTCCACTTAACTGCAATAAATACAGCCAGGGAAGAAGCATTCCCTAGTTCATTCAACTCAAAAAAGTAGGAACTGCCATGGGCTAATGATTTTGAATAAATGTCTATATCATATTAATAACTTTAAAAGTGCCCAAAGAAGCATTACAAAAAGCAGATCTAAACAATAGAAACAATGATAATAAATGCATCAATGATCATAGCATTAAGGTTAGGTCCtaaaaggttatttatttattcattagatataTACCCAACCTTTTCTCCAGAAACTGAAAGCAGTGTACATAGCATCCTCCCCTCCATCTTTTCCACATAAGAACAACTGCTGTGAGATACGCTGGGATGGGTGTAACTGGCTCCAAACCATCTtctgagctttcatggctgagggtctCCTTGGTCCTCAATTAATATATCACAACATAGAAAGTGACCAATGaattctgtgggtttttttaaaaaaatccactccAACCCTATAAATGTGCATTCACCCAACCTTTGTTTTATAGGATTCTGCTGACCGTGGTGGTGATCTTCAGGATTCTTATTGTGGCGATTGTAGGTGAAACCGTGTATGATGATGAGCAGACTATGTTTGTGTGCAACACCTTGCAGCCAGGCTGCAACCAGGCATGTTATGACCAAGCATTTCCTATTTCTCACATTAGATACTGGGTATTTCAGATCATCATGGTGTGCACTCCTAGCCTCTGTTTTATAACATACTCAGTTCATCAGTCTGCCAAGCAGAGGGAAATGAGGTATTCCACTGTTTTCCTCACCCTGGATCGAGATCAGGACTCCGTGAAGCAGGATGACAGTAAGAAAATCAAGAACACCATTGTCAATGGGGTGCTGCAAAACACTGAAAACTCTACCAAGGAGGCAGAACCTGATTGCTTGGAAGTGAAGGAAATTCCCAATCCAGCCATAAGAACCTCAAAGTCAAAGATGAGGCGCCAAGAAGGCATCTCTAGATTTTATATCATTCAGGTGGTCTTCAGAAATGCCCTGGAGATTGGGTTTCTAGTTGGACAATATTTTCTGTATGGATTCAATGTCCCTTCCATGTATGAATGTGACAGGTATCCTTGCATTAAGGAAGTGGAGTGCTATGTCTCCAGGCCCACTGAGAAGACAGTTTTCTTGGTCTTCATGTTTGCTGTGAGTGGCATTTGTGTGGTGCTCAACTTAGCTGAACTGAACCACTTAGGCTGGAGAAAGATCAAAATGGCTGTGAGGGGAGCGCAAGCAAAACGGAAATCGATATATGAAATCAGGAACAAGGACCTGCCACGCATGAGTGTGCCTAACTTTGGCAGGACTCAGTCTAGTGACTCTGCTTATGTGTGAGACTGGCAGAACCAGAATGCTTTCTGGGTATCTTGGCCATCAACCATTTGAGTTAGGGAAGGAACATTGCTTAAACAGCTGTTTCCTACAACCACCAAGAAAGCCGTTAAAGTACTCTCTGTGCACTTTCTAGACCAGATTCAAACCTGAGTGctcataataacaataataatgataattgtaAAATATGGATAAAGACATAGTTGATCAACACCTTCAATCTGGCCTTACAGCTCCATTacttctcccctctcctccccccacgaTCCAATGCTATTTGTTGAAGAGCACAGTCTTTTGGCCATGATTAGTATGAGTCCATTTGTCTGACTGATGGAAAACATGCCCAGAACGTTATTGTCAAAAGGGAAGGATGATGGGAAGCCATTGTTCCAATATAGAAAtgcaagcatttctataaaatctGGGGTGAGGCAGGGGGAAGGGAGAGATTTCTGTTACCCAAGCACAGGACTACAAAACTGCCAGTACTGATCACCCCTATCCTCATCTCATGGGTACCTGACATTACACCCTCTTTCAGCATCATACAGTTAAATACTGTGTATGCTTCACTATTTTTTTCTATCATCATTTTTGGTACAGAAATTAACAATTAACACACTGAGGTAAATATAATCTTAATTGTCATACTGCTAATTTTGGCCCACcaaa contains:
- the GJD2 gene encoding gap junction delta-2 protein gives rise to the protein MGEWTILERLLEAAVQQHSTMIGRILLTVVVIFRILIVAIVGETVYDDEQTMFVCNTLQPGCNQACYDQAFPISHIRYWVFQIIMVCTPSLCFITYSVHQSAKQREMRYSTVFLTLDRDQDSVKQDDSKKIKNTIVNGVLQNTENSTKEAEPDCLEVKEIPNPAIRTSKSKMRRQEGISRFYIIQVVFRNALEIGFLVGQYFLYGFNVPSMYECDRYPCIKEVECYVSRPTEKTVFLVFMFAVSGICVVLNLAELNHLGWRKIKMAVRGAQAKRKSIYEIRNKDLPRMSVPNFGRTQSSDSAYV